From a single Raphanus sativus cultivar WK10039 chromosome 3, ASM80110v3, whole genome shotgun sequence genomic region:
- the LOC108847316 gene encoding F-box/kelch-repeat protein At4g38940-like: protein MAKEEQSSLITSLPQDVIVDILARVSRFDYPALSLVCKHFRSIVTSPEIFTRRSLLGCTEHCLYVVLVNENEPVLSKRLCILCLKDNGVRSLVRIRSLPDMPTYISYISMEYVAMGSRIYVFGWGGKHHMITLSIDCVTHIVQHLPSVHVLMSPRMADIIDGRIYVIGYDNDWKMVMVVFNTETQMWEPETISINKEINMCTNGCVAMADKLYTRNHVNSFVYDPKKSKWQKDKVLNRHTWTNACVVDDVLYYFDDKFNAVTFHAVTCCGSLRAYHGKKRRWQVVKGLEAILPKTRSSAPAHVVNHGGKLALFFHKRNEIWCAEISLETRQGGKIWGKTEWYERLLTGKFLFMKALSVVV from the coding sequence ATGGCAAAGGAGGAGCAATCCTCTCTGATTACGTCACTTCCGCAAGACGTCATCGTTGACATATTAGCGCGTGTATCAAGATTCGACTACCCAGCACTCTCCCTAGTTTGCAAGCACTTCCGGTCAATAGTAACGTCGCCTGAGATATTCACAAGAAGATCCTTGCTGGGATGCACGGAGCACTGCCTCTATGTTGTCCTCGTTAATGAAAACGAACCTGTTTTGAGTAAGCGTTTATGTATTCTCTGCTTGAAAGACAACGGCGTACGCAGCTTGGTTCGTATCCGGTCGCTTCCTGATATGCCTACATATATAAGCTATATATCAATGGAATATGTAGCAATGGGATCGAGGATATATGTGTTTGGTTGGGGTGGAAAACACCATATGATTACGTTAAGCATTGATTGTGTAACCCACATCGTTCAACACCTCCCTAGTGTGCATGTACTAATGTCTCCAAGAATGGCTGACATCATCGACGGGAGAATCTACGTAATTGGATATGATAATGACTGGAAGATGGTGATGGTGGTGTTCAATACAGAAACGCAAATGTGGGAGCCTGAGACGATATCAATAAACAAGGAGATAAATATGTGCACTAATGGTTGTGTGGCGATGGCTGATAAGCTGTACACGAGGAATCATGTCAACAGCTTTGTTTACGATCCAAAAAAGAGTAAATGGCAAAAGGACAAGGTGCTGAATCGTCACACGTGGACAAATGCATGTGTTGTTGATGATGTTTTGTACTACTTCGACGACAAGTTCAACGCCGTCACGTTCCACGCCGTCACATGTTGTGGATCGTTAAGAGCATATCATGGAAAGAAGAGGCGTTGGCAAGTGGTGAAAGGTTTGGAAGCAATTTTGCCTAAGACGAGAAGTTCAGCGCCGGCGCATGTTGTGAATCACGGCGGGAAACTCGCTTTGTTTTTCCACAAACGAAATGAAATTTGGTGTGCGGAGATATCACTGGAGACACGCCAAGGAGGGAAGATTTGGGGTAAAACTGAGTGGTACGAGCGCCTCTTGACTGGGAAATTTCTCTTTATGAAAGCTCTAAGTGTTGTTGTTTAA